From one Cucurbita pepo subsp. pepo cultivar mu-cu-16 unplaced genomic scaffold, ASM280686v2 Cp4.1_scaffold000399, whole genome shotgun sequence genomic stretch:
- the LOC111785192 gene encoding threonine synthase, chloroplastic-like codes for MASSLFSFNTSLSPKPSSLFRRPLRRNTSPPFTIACPSATSDSAASPVLDSSLPLGVQNPHFASVDIQDDSHRSRSVAAGGGRNFSAKYVPFGSGFDSSEWYSLDEIVYRSQSGGLLDVQHNMEALKEFDGGYWRNLFDSRVGKTTWPYGSGVWSKKEWVLPEIDSSDIVSAFEGNSNLFWAERFGKEFLGMNDLWVKHCGISHTGSFKDLGMTVLVSQVNRLRKMNRPVVGVGCASTGDTSAALSAYCAAAGIPSIVFLPADKISMAQLVQPIANGAFVLSMDTDFDGCMKLIREITAELPIYLANSLNSLRLEGQKTAAIEILQQFDWEVPDWVIIPGGNLGNIYAFYKGFQMCKELGLVDKIPRLVCAQAANANPLYLYYKSGWKEFSPLKASTTFASAIQIGDPVSIDRAVFALKNSGGIVEEATEEELMDATAQADSTGMFICPHTGVALTALIKLRNRGVIKGSDRTVVVSTAHGLKFTQSKIDYHSRAIQGMECRFANPPVEVKADFGSVMDVLKEHLSRKNPKMEL; via the coding sequence ATGGCCTCCTCCCTCTTCTCTTTCAatacctctctctctcccaaacCCTCTTCTCTCTTCCGACGCCCCCTTCGCCGGAATACTTCCCCCCCTTTCACCATCGCCTGCCCCTCCGCCACCTCCGACTCTGCCGCCTCCCCTGTTCTCGACTCTTCCTTGCCCCTCGGAGTTCAGAATCCCCACTTCGCTTCTGTCGATATTCAAGATGACTCTCATCGCAGTCGTTCCGTTGCTGCCGGTGGCGGCCGTAATTTCTCTGCCAAGTATGTGCCGTTTGGTTCTGGCTTTGATTCATCCGAATGGTACTCGCTCGACGAAATCGTTTATCGGAGCCAATCCGGCGGGCTGCTTGACGTTCAGCACAACATGGAAGCGTTGAAGGAGTTCGATGGAGGGTATTGGCGGAATCTGTTCGATTCGCGTGTAGGGAAGACGACCTGGCCGTACGGTTCCGGCGTGTGGAGCAAGAAAGAGTGGGTGCTGCCGGAGATTGACTCCAGCGACATCGTTAGCGCCTTTGAAGGAAATTCGAATCTCTTCTGGGCGGAGCGTTTTGGGAAGGAGTTTCTAGGCATGAACGATCTGTGGGTCAAACATTGCGGGATTAGCCACACCGGCAGTTTTAAAGACCTTGGAATGACTGTTTTAGTCAGCCAAGTCAACCGCCTCCGGAAAATGAATCGCCCGGTCGTCGGTGTCGGCTGCGCCTCCACTGGAGACACCTCCGCCGCTCTCTCTGCTTATTGCGCCGCCGCAGGAATTCCGTCCATTGTTTTCCTCCCGGCCGATAAGATTTCCATGGCACAATTAGTTCAGCCGATTGCAAACGGCGCTTTCGTCTTAAGCATGGACACCGATTTCGACGGCTGTATGAAATTAATCAGGGAAATCACGGCGGAGCTTCCGATTTATCTGGCGAATTCGCTCAACAGTTTGAGACTGGAAGGGCAAAAGACGGCGGCCATTGAAATCCTTCAACAGTTCGATTGGGAAGTGCCAGATTGGGTAATCATACCAGGGGGAAACCTAGGGAATATATATGCGTTTTACAAAGGCTTCCAAATGTGCAAAGAATTAGGTCTTGTGGACAAGATTCCGCGGCTGGTTTGTGCTCAAGCGGCAAATGCAAATCCGCTTTACTTGTATTACAAATCTGGCTGGAAAGAGTTCTCGCCATTGAAGGCGAGCACCACTTTCGCTTCTGCAATACAGATTGGGGATCCGGTTTCCATTGACAGAGCCGTGTTTGCTTTGAAAAATTCCGGCGGAATCGTGGAAGAAGCGACGGAGGAGGAACTAATGGACGCAACAGCTCAGGCTGATTCGACGGGAATGTTCATTTGCCCTCACACAGGAGTGGCGTTAACGGCTCTGATTAAGCTGAGAAACAGGGGCGTGATCAAAGGCAGTGATCGGACGGTGGTAGTAAGCACTGCTCATGGTCTGAAATTCACTCAATCCAAGATCGATTACCACTCGAGAGCAATCCAGGGCATGGAGTGCCGATTTGCAAACCCGCCGGTGGAAGTGAAGGCGGATTTTGGGTCTGTAATGGATGTTCTTAAGGAGCATCTGTCGAGGAAGAATCCAAAAATGGAGCTATAG